Proteins co-encoded in one Variovorax terrae genomic window:
- a CDS encoding TlpA family protein disulfide reductase, producing the protein MLTRRNMLAAVATAGPALAWAQGASSSPPGDARAPALPGLGTPLPLARVPLLDGGTFQPAQAEGQVLVVYWWASWCPFCAVQSPHIEKLWRSQRERGLQVLALSIDQKRENAANYLRQKGYTFPAGMLTPEVAKILPKPKGLPVTVARGRNGRVVFAEAGEMFPEDIEGLAKFL; encoded by the coding sequence ATGCTGACCCGCCGAAACATGCTTGCCGCCGTAGCCACGGCCGGCCCGGCCCTGGCCTGGGCGCAGGGCGCCAGCAGCTCGCCGCCCGGCGATGCGCGGGCGCCGGCCCTGCCCGGGCTCGGCACCCCTTTGCCGCTGGCGCGGGTGCCGCTGCTCGACGGCGGCACCTTCCAGCCGGCCCAGGCCGAAGGCCAGGTGCTGGTGGTCTACTGGTGGGCCAGCTGGTGCCCGTTCTGCGCCGTGCAGAGCCCGCATATAGAGAAGCTCTGGCGCAGCCAGCGCGAACGCGGCCTGCAGGTGCTGGCGCTGTCGATTGACCAGAAGCGCGAGAATGCCGCCAATTACCTGCGGCAAAAAGGCTACACCTTCCCGGCCGGCATGCTGACGCCGGAAGTGGCGAAAATCCTGCCCAAGCCCAAGGGGCTGCCGGTCACGGTCGCACGGGGCCGCAACGGCCGGGTGGTGTTTGCGGAGGCCGGGGAGATGTTCCCCGAAGATATTGAAGGACTGGCGAAATTCCTATGA